In one window of Leptospira sp. GIMC2001 DNA:
- a CDS encoding DNA-binding domain-containing protein translates to MNEGKNLLKYYLFKNKLSTAVASPYLPKTVFSGSLSGSSLIQAVCKGSTITSSDCLAVLENLNIVIAENLSQGRTVNLGFVNFKPTVKGSFSSPAEPFSSEKHQIKVSVSAAGDLVRRVNLNASTARITAVKAEPIITSWANLSLEGIESFLVGHLVEFRGAKLKFTKTDTNQGIFFVRSDGTEIRATEYSGIGGNAIGCKIPEGLEPGESVSVEARALFGSVIRTGKFDDLILIQ, encoded by the coding sequence ATGAACGAAGGAAAAAACCTTTTAAAATATTACTTATTTAAAAACAAACTGAGCACAGCTGTTGCGAGTCCTTACCTCCCAAAAACTGTGTTCTCTGGCTCCCTGTCCGGTTCATCCCTGATTCAGGCTGTGTGTAAAGGATCAACGATCACATCATCGGATTGTCTAGCTGTACTAGAAAATCTCAATATCGTGATTGCGGAGAACCTATCTCAAGGACGGACAGTGAACCTTGGTTTTGTGAATTTCAAACCTACTGTTAAAGGATCGTTTAGTTCACCAGCTGAACCCTTTAGCAGTGAAAAGCACCAAATCAAGGTAAGCGTATCGGCAGCAGGCGACCTAGTAAGACGAGTAAATCTTAATGCAAGCACTGCACGAATAACGGCAGTCAAAGCAGAGCCGATTATTACGTCTTGGGCAAATCTATCCCTGGAAGGAATCGAATCTTTCTTGGTTGGACATTTGGTTGAATTTCGAGGAGCCAAACTCAAATTCACAAAAACTGATACCAATCAAGGGATATTCTTTGTTCGTTCAGATGGAACTGAGATCAGGGCAACTGAATACTCAGGTATCGGGGGCAATGCTATCGGATGTAAGATACCAGAAGGTTTAGAACCAGGAGAGAGCGTAAGCGTGGAAGCAAGAGCTCTCTTCGGTTCAGTAATTCGAACTGGAAAATTCGATGACCTAATCTTGATTCAGTAG
- a CDS encoding exopolysaccharide biosynthesis polyprenyl glycosylphosphotransferase — protein MYTRRHSRIYEKVFLSSLFQLLVGYVLLFTFSIFPFWGYDFRDIIDDNSKNAFIYSCVAFSFSHISLRRLLKYPGSQSTSFVIPTVSICYLLILTWLIIVRDNYSNSVLGINFFITLFWCYAGYFFGNRYRLNRYAVVPFGQALELKDTHNALFVTLTQPDLSEQRFNAIIADFRSNQLSPEWVKFLAKCTLSRIPVFHSQQIIESLTGRVKIDRLSENELGALLPSELYEKIKRMIDLFFSIFLLPLLLPLFLLIGILIKLESTGSIFYVQQRMGFQGKLFSMLKFRSMYTASKGQSFTAGEQDPRITKIGKFIRKYRIDELPQVFNVIIGQMSFIGPRPESAELTEWYSKDVPFFEYRHVVRPGISGWAQVEQGYAAEVDGMKLKLEYDFYYIKHFSLWLDILITFKTIKTILTGFGAR, from the coding sequence ATTTATACGAGAAGACATTCTCGAATTTATGAGAAAGTGTTCTTAAGTTCTCTATTTCAATTGTTAGTCGGGTATGTATTATTATTTACCTTTTCAATTTTCCCTTTTTGGGGATATGATTTCAGAGATATTATTGATGATAATAGCAAAAATGCATTTATTTATTCTTGCGTTGCATTTTCTTTCTCACATATTTCATTAAGGAGACTATTGAAATATCCTGGTTCACAGTCTACATCATTCGTTATACCAACTGTAAGTATATGTTATTTATTGATTTTGACATGGTTGATAATTGTTAGGGATAATTATAGTAATTCGGTACTAGGAATAAATTTTTTTATAACTTTATTCTGGTGCTACGCTGGGTATTTTTTTGGAAACCGTTATAGGTTAAATCGATATGCGGTAGTCCCATTTGGTCAAGCATTAGAATTGAAAGACACACATAATGCATTGTTTGTAACTTTAACTCAGCCTGATTTAAGTGAACAGAGATTCAATGCAATTATTGCAGATTTTAGATCGAATCAATTATCACCAGAATGGGTTAAATTTTTAGCAAAATGCACTTTATCAAGAATACCTGTATTCCATTCGCAACAAATAATCGAATCTTTGACAGGTAGAGTTAAAATAGATCGACTTTCAGAGAATGAGCTAGGTGCTTTGCTGCCATCTGAACTATATGAAAAGATTAAACGGATGATCGATTTGTTTTTTTCAATATTTTTATTACCATTACTTTTACCTTTATTTTTATTGATAGGTATTCTTATAAAATTAGAAAGCACAGGATCTATCTTTTACGTTCAACAGAGAATGGGTTTTCAAGGTAAACTTTTTTCTATGTTAAAATTTCGATCTATGTATACTGCAAGTAAAGGTCAGAGCTTTACTGCAGGTGAACAAGATCCTAGAATTACTAAAATAGGGAAATTTATCAGAAAATATAGAATTGATGAGCTTCCTCAGGTCTTCAATGTAATAATTGGACAAATGTCTTTTATCGGTCCCCGCCCAGAATCAGCAGAGTTGACTGAATGGTATTCAAAGGATGTTCCTTTCTTTGAATATCGACATGTCGTTCGGCCTGGGATTTCAGGGTGGGCACAGGTCGAGCAAGGATATGCCGCTGAGGTTGATGGAATGAAATTAAAATTGGAATACGATTTTTATTATATTAAACATTTTTCTTTGTGGTTAGATATACTGATCACATTCAAAACTATTAAAACGATACTTACGGGTTTTGGAGCTAGGTAA
- a CDS encoding ImmA/IrrE family metallo-endopeptidase, with protein MDSIKKKAKQLLVDADSLSLPIDLSKITEFLKIKLAEEVLPNEISGVLDTRDYNKPIILVNKNQSENRQRFSIAHEIGHFVLHHLDGKVHMDKKVFFRQDIPNKEDAKKEREANLFAAELLMPSDILLNKFVNHDSRVILEYWDNDDFLNQLAVEFKVSLPAMVIRLQELKLIPKV; from the coding sequence ATGGATTCAATTAAGAAAAAAGCAAAACAACTTCTAGTAGATGCCGATTCGCTGAGTTTACCAATTGATTTGAGTAAAATTACCGAATTTCTAAAAATTAAGCTCGCAGAAGAAGTTCTGCCGAATGAGATATCGGGTGTTTTAGACACGAGGGATTACAATAAACCAATCATCCTTGTGAACAAGAACCAATCCGAGAATCGACAAAGATTCTCCATAGCACATGAAATTGGACATTTTGTACTTCACCACCTCGATGGCAAAGTACATATGGATAAAAAAGTTTTCTTTAGGCAAGATATTCCCAATAAGGAAGATGCAAAAAAGGAAAGAGAAGCAAATCTATTTGCTGCCGAATTGCTTATGCCATCTGACATTTTATTGAATAAATTTGTAAATCATGATTCTAGAGTTATATTAGAATATTGGGATAATGATGATTTTTTGAATCAACTTGCGGTTGAGTTTAAGGTGAGTCTGCCAGCTATGGTGATTCGATTGCAGGAATTGAAGCTCATTCCGAAAGTGTAG
- a CDS encoding ABC transporter ATP-binding protein, with the protein MNELAIQLENVNKTFRIYDKPIHRLKELFNFSERKYYTDFDALKDINLEIKKGEFIGVVGRNGAGKSTLLRILSRELTPSSGMVNINGIVSLLQLGVGFDNELTGVDNARFASKLLGYSDDQIEIMLKDIIEFADIGEFIYHPIKTYSSGMYSRLSFAIGINIDPDILIADEVLSVGDMKFSQKCLRKMHEFKEKGKTLILVTHSPEAIKSFCDRSVWIHDGRIFMDSDSKKVMTDYINFMVFNRLPEQVDSFKIAKNDSDKLDTETDDHEDRLVWDYGSVSTSSIGTMQARILRAALCYENRERVTIVNGNPKLTLLAEFEVFEDIKSPSFGWMLYDDYGKYALHTNTDICDCKLEPLKAGKKYLIKFNFTLPSLKNGDFIFSLGLRGDDDEMLHRLQDILPIKVFRDDIKSQQLGYVIMEDDTSELIEI; encoded by the coding sequence ATGAATGAATTAGCAATCCAATTAGAAAATGTAAACAAAACTTTTAGAATTTATGATAAGCCTATTCATCGATTAAAAGAACTTTTCAATTTCTCGGAACGAAAATATTATACAGATTTTGATGCATTAAAGGATATCAATTTAGAGATCAAAAAAGGTGAATTTATTGGAGTAGTTGGCAGAAATGGTGCTGGGAAATCTACACTTTTAAGAATTCTATCAAGGGAACTTACCCCTTCGTCCGGAATGGTAAATATAAATGGAATCGTTTCACTTTTACAATTGGGCGTAGGCTTTGACAATGAATTAACTGGTGTGGATAATGCAAGATTTGCAAGTAAACTACTTGGCTATTCGGATGATCAAATAGAAATCATGTTAAAAGATATTATAGAATTTGCAGATATTGGAGAATTTATTTATCATCCCATTAAAACTTATTCATCAGGAATGTATTCTAGATTATCTTTTGCTATTGGAATCAATATTGATCCGGATATATTAATCGCGGATGAAGTTCTTTCAGTAGGCGATATGAAATTTAGTCAAAAATGTTTGCGAAAAATGCATGAATTTAAAGAAAAAGGCAAGACACTAATTCTTGTTACTCATAGCCCTGAAGCTATTAAATCTTTTTGCGATAGATCTGTTTGGATTCATGATGGAAGAATTTTCATGGATTCCGATTCAAAGAAAGTAATGACAGATTACATTAATTTTATGGTTTTTAATAGACTACCCGAACAAGTCGATTCTTTTAAGATCGCAAAAAATGATAGCGATAAACTTGATACGGAAACCGATGACCACGAAGATAGACTTGTATGGGATTACGGCAGTGTATCTACATCATCGATCGGCACAATGCAAGCTAGAATATTGAGGGCAGCACTTTGTTACGAAAATCGTGAACGGGTAACTATTGTGAATGGAAATCCCAAACTTACTTTATTAGCAGAATTTGAAGTATTTGAAGATATAAAAAGTCCATCATTTGGTTGGATGTTATATGATGACTATGGCAAATATGCCTTGCATACAAATACGGATATATGCGACTGTAAACTGGAACCTTTAAAAGCAGGTAAGAAATATTTAATCAAGTTTAACTTTACATTGCCCTCTCTTAAAAATGGTGATTTTATTTTCTCTCTTGGCCTTCGAGGTGACGATGATGAAATGTTGCACCGACTGCAGGATATTTTACCAATAAAAGTTTTCAGAGATGATATAAAATCACAACAATTAGGCTATGTAATAATGGAGGACGATACATCTGAATTAATTGAAATATAA
- a CDS encoding O-antigen polymerase has protein sequence MSFELNLCLEIVIFYSISILLIKYLIKENYAILVLIFSWWFFWNLISNSGIGYYFKINYFTQIIYFLFFASIILGIYFQKRSKSIFLYKFFKIENSNVISKKIELLNKFLIFVVFPITLQFLIRSIYLQITKYDQVYFRGEVFGLHTGRSELFYNSITIAYFYWLCIYPFYWVALIVGVSNFVVNNRYKLLVTAIILFVMDSILTVGRFGIHYSLFTLITLFILKFDVFRKLDFKNKIKFGVIISLSALLFLVLLFSVRNAGSIYKSIFLSLIGYHIASFTIFDLELNNIHSIIHDHTFGLSFFSGIFNLPSFVLSKYFNIHFLSNFFTMGGYLHANRYVGFHPELGKIHINAFGSIFFSMYRDGGLLFISIFGVSFGYLISFLITGIRKKNEFMVSILFCLFYTLIYGIFKLFTDGEILPAIVIIIVLFKFYFKPNTAYQE, from the coding sequence ATGTCATTTGAACTCAATTTATGTCTTGAAATAGTTATATTTTACTCTATTTCAATTTTATTAATAAAATATTTAATAAAAGAAAATTATGCGATACTTGTTTTAATTTTTTCGTGGTGGTTCTTTTGGAACTTAATTAGTAATTCTGGAATAGGATACTATTTTAAAATAAATTACTTCACTCAAATAATTTATTTCTTATTCTTTGCTTCTATAATTCTAGGTATTTACTTTCAAAAAAGAAGTAAGTCAATATTTTTATACAAATTTTTCAAAATCGAAAATTCAAATGTGATTTCAAAAAAGATTGAATTGCTAAATAAATTTTTAATATTTGTTGTGTTTCCTATAACTTTACAGTTCTTAATCAGATCAATTTATTTGCAAATAACTAAGTATGATCAAGTATATTTCAGGGGAGAGGTGTTTGGACTTCATACGGGTCGTTCTGAATTATTCTATAATTCTATAACAATAGCTTACTTTTATTGGCTATGTATATATCCATTTTACTGGGTCGCGCTCATAGTGGGGGTTTCAAATTTTGTTGTTAATAATCGATATAAGCTTTTAGTAACAGCAATAATCTTATTTGTAATGGATTCAATCTTAACAGTAGGCAGATTTGGAATACACTACTCACTGTTCACTTTGATCACACTTTTTATTCTAAAGTTTGATGTGTTCCGTAAATTAGATTTTAAAAATAAAATAAAATTCGGAGTTATAATATCTTTATCTGCTCTTTTGTTTCTTGTATTATTATTTTCTGTAAGGAATGCTGGCTCAATTTACAAGAGTATTTTTTTATCATTAATCGGATATCATATAGCTTCTTTTACGATTTTTGATTTAGAGTTAAATAATATTCATTCCATAATCCATGATCATACGTTTGGTTTATCGTTTTTTTCTGGAATTTTTAATTTACCGTCCTTCGTTCTCAGTAAATATTTTAATATTCATTTTTTATCAAATTTTTTTACAATGGGTGGATATCTTCATGCCAATCGGTATGTCGGTTTTCATCCCGAATTAGGAAAGATTCACATCAATGCTTTTGGGTCAATCTTTTTCAGTATGTATCGAGATGGGGGATTATTGTTCATATCCATTTTCGGAGTATCATTTGGATATCTAATTTCTTTCCTGATCACAGGTATTAGAAAGAAGAACGAATTTATGGTAAGTATTCTTTTTTGCCTCTTTTATACTTTGATATATGGAATTTTTAAACTATTTACAGATGGAGAAATTTTACCTGCAATTGTCATTATAATAGTACTATTCAAATTTTACTTTAAGCCAAACACAGCTTATCAAGAATGA
- a CDS encoding helix-turn-helix domain-containing protein codes for MIAKLNKMNVNSLVGEEISKFRQVNGLTQLELASRLGMSRTAYNQLENGNTQISVEKLYEIAEILNVPVVKLLPGVDKEVDPSVHRDFNGNSIDSVLSILDVIKNSSD; via the coding sequence ATGATTGCAAAACTTAACAAAATGAATGTAAATTCTCTAGTCGGAGAAGAAATTTCAAAATTTCGTCAAGTAAATGGACTGACTCAGCTAGAACTAGCCTCGCGTTTGGGAATGAGCAGAACTGCCTACAATCAACTGGAAAATGGAAATACTCAGATTTCTGTCGAAAAGCTCTATGAGATCGCAGAAATTTTGAATGTACCTGTAGTGAAATTACTGCCAGGAGTAGACAAGGAAGTAGATCCTTCTGTACATAGAGATTTTAATGGCAATTCCATAGATTCCGTATTATCCATTTTAGATGTAATTAAGAATTCATCGGATTGA
- a CDS encoding glycosyltransferase family 2 protein, with product MLYILLPIHNRINVTKKIINCLVDQKFKEFQLVLIDDGSTDGSSDYVKSKINNVIVIKGKGDWWWGGSLHQGYKWLIKNKIGSENNILILNDDVVFENDFLQIGNNLIDSNPDSLILSYDYDLETGNLLDSGSNINWEKLIFKNAESIDEINILSTRGLFFKMKVFYEIGGFHPFLIPHYQSDYEFTHRAYRKGFKLLSFPELKIKEDSKQTGIRDRVKGLKGFYINHFSKKSNFYQLSWTSFVWFACPWKWKIKNLIRVSITYRYLIEPIYGFYQLRMFLSRIARNSIVESNLSFSNLIVSSNQNSLDNFGKIEYFKVITIIKGIKYVRFFGWASDPLDHKKPAKSILVVRNKKTILGVLHKFKIKRSDIAQNMGAAPLVNSGFIGHFTLSEFEDLSGIEFYSVSENNRNIALLKLDIKKENES from the coding sequence ATGCTCTATATCCTTCTTCCTATTCACAATCGCATCAATGTTACAAAGAAAATAATAAATTGCTTAGTTGATCAGAAATTCAAAGAATTCCAATTGGTTCTTATAGATGACGGTTCTACAGACGGCTCCTCAGATTATGTAAAATCTAAGATAAATAACGTTATCGTAATTAAGGGAAAGGGAGACTGGTGGTGGGGAGGATCATTACACCAAGGATATAAGTGGTTAATAAAAAACAAAATTGGCTCGGAAAATAATATTCTAATTTTGAACGACGATGTTGTTTTTGAAAATGATTTCTTACAAATCGGAAATAATCTAATAGATTCCAATCCAGATTCTCTGATTCTCTCTTATGACTACGACTTAGAAACTGGCAATCTTTTAGATTCAGGAAGTAACATCAATTGGGAAAAATTAATATTTAAAAATGCTGAAAGTATTGATGAAATAAATATTTTATCTACCAGAGGACTGTTTTTTAAAATGAAGGTATTTTATGAAATCGGTGGATTTCATCCATTTCTCATACCTCATTATCAATCGGACTATGAATTTACTCATAGAGCCTATAGAAAAGGTTTCAAATTACTATCATTTCCAGAACTAAAAATAAAAGAAGATTCAAAACAAACCGGCATAAGAGATAGAGTCAAGGGTTTAAAAGGATTCTATATAAATCATTTTTCTAAGAAATCCAATTTCTATCAATTGTCATGGACTTCATTTGTCTGGTTTGCCTGTCCTTGGAAATGGAAAATCAAAAATCTCATCAGAGTTTCGATTACATATCGTTATTTAATTGAGCCAATTTATGGATTTTATCAACTGAGAATGTTCTTAAGTAGAATAGCAAGAAACAGTATTGTAGAATCAAATTTATCTTTTTCGAATTTAATTGTAAGTTCTAATCAAAATTCATTAGATAATTTTGGTAAGATCGAATATTTTAAGGTAATTACCATTATAAAAGGAATAAAATATGTACGTTTCTTCGGATGGGCCTCTGATCCTTTAGATCATAAGAAACCAGCAAAATCAATTTTAGTGGTTAGAAATAAAAAAACTATTTTAGGAGTATTGCATAAGTTCAAAATTAAAAGGTCTGATATAGCACAAAATATGGGAGCTGCGCCCTTAGTGAATTCTGGATTTATTGGACATTTTACTCTATCTGAATTCGAAGATTTGTCAGGTATTGAGTTTTATTCTGTCTCCGAAAATAATAGAAACATTGCATTATTAAAGCTAGATATTAAGAAAGAAAACGAATCTTAA
- a CDS encoding ABC transporter permease, giving the protein MKKDIFENHQSNNQFSKGIRFFSEVFRLRKLIFDLSVREFKSGHFGSVLGIVWVFVEPIIYMAVMWFFFTKAMRFQPVGDYPFLPWLFTSMIMWQFISGTSIGSVGVFSNYSYLLKKPEFDMSILPLVNIFSSLFVHFIFIGLLVIIILFSGISFSLYWFQSIYYLFATCILMLGMAWTTASVSLFIKDTRNLIGVIFQIGYWVSPIFWDLSTYPEKYRIFMKLNPFYYIVNGYRQSFIYQKPFYEDTFSMVYFWIFTLLCYIVGIITYKKLRSQFGDVI; this is encoded by the coding sequence ATGAAAAAAGACATCTTTGAAAACCATCAATCAAATAATCAATTTAGCAAAGGAATAAGATTCTTTTCTGAAGTATTTCGTTTACGAAAATTGATTTTTGATCTTTCAGTTAGGGAGTTTAAAAGTGGACATTTTGGTTCTGTTCTTGGAATCGTTTGGGTTTTTGTAGAACCAATTATTTATATGGCTGTGATGTGGTTCTTCTTTACTAAAGCGATGCGTTTCCAACCAGTTGGAGATTATCCATTTCTTCCTTGGCTTTTTACTTCAATGATTATGTGGCAATTTATTTCTGGAACTAGCATAGGTTCGGTTGGGGTTTTTTCGAATTATTCATATCTTTTGAAGAAGCCAGAATTTGATATGTCCATACTCCCACTTGTTAATATATTCTCGTCACTTTTTGTTCATTTTATATTTATAGGACTCCTAGTTATTATCATACTTTTTTCAGGGATTTCATTTTCACTATATTGGTTTCAAAGTATTTATTATCTTTTTGCAACATGCATTTTAATGCTTGGTATGGCTTGGACTACTGCTTCTGTTAGTCTTTTTATTAAGGATACCAGAAACCTTATAGGTGTAATATTTCAAATTGGCTACTGGGTATCTCCAATTTTCTGGGATCTCAGTACTTATCCTGAGAAATATAGAATTTTTATGAAATTAAATCCATTTTATTATATTGTAAACGGATATAGACAAAGTTTCATCTATCAAAAACCATTTTATGAAGATACATTTTCTATGGTATATTTTTGGATTTTTACATTGTTATGTTATATAGTTGGAATTATAACTTATAAGAAACTAAGATCTCAGTTCGGAGATGTTATTTAA